TTGTAGAACATATTACGCctgcagaaaaagaagaagatgaaggcAGTTTCGAACCTGAAGAATGCGTTGTTGATGATGAAGGAGGCATAGTCGACTTCAGTTATAAGAGAAAAGCTGTGGAGTTttggaaaagtggaaaaaaggCCTGTAGAATTTTAAGTGCAGTACAACACAAATTCCGCAAGGTTAAAGCTTAACATCAACTATACAGGTGGGAGACAAGTTTAGAAAAAGGTGGAACAAATGtagataaatttgcatttattgcgGAATATGTACTGCACAAGTTTCAAGAAGCTTGTGATAGAAAATCAATCATTCATGATATGAATTTAAGATTATGGGCCTTGGAGGCAAAGGATCAAGTGGATCTACCCGAATTCAGGGCAAGTAAATGGTGgatttggaagtttaaaaaagtacacGGAATTGTTTCTCGAAAAATAACCGCATTCCGAacgcaatttacatttaaagatcaagaaaatatacaaaatgtctcaaaagaatttgtttcaaatgtaaAGTCCAAGATCCCAGCTATAGGACTAGAAGAAGTTTATAATGCAGACGAGAGTGGCTTCAACCTTGAAATACATTCTGGGCGAACATTAGCGAAATCAGGAGTGAAAATAATTGAGGCAGCAGTTCAAAGTATATCTTCAACAACACATAGTTATACTATAATGCCTCTTATTTCGGCAAGTGGAAATCTTCTTTCACCACTGTACATCGTTTTGAAGGAGTCTACAGGAACATTTGGACCGAGGGTGGAAGAAACTCTATTTCGTCCAGTTAACATATACATCCAGGCTTCAAAATCAGGAAAACTCACTGCAGAACATTTCAAAACTTGGTTCACCGAAGTATATCTACCGAATACTGGCAGTAAAATTATGCTTCTACTTGACTCATGGACGGGACACTGCCCGAGCCAGCTAGAGCAACATGTACCACAAGGTAAAGAAGAAATACTCACGATgacataaaagatgaaactaattaaaagaaatcattgatGCATAACGATAGCAACttacattacttcaatgctattttattacactgtTATGTATACCGCAccataaaaaaagatgaaactctattttttaacgttaaaatatatatataataattacatacaattaggcatgatttatatatataattttacgtatttttatataaccatacataattgtttacagtgatatatgtatagatagatatacaatatttctcttcAGCTTACAAAAGATTGTCAAGAAGGAGTCTTGGTTTACAATATTACTCTAAAATTCATGCATCCATTCACACAATTCTACGCGCTTGCTACCTATTCTTCATCTTCCTATTCTCTACCTATATACATCTCTACgcactttataaatattttaccttttacatttttagcaattatataatgattacagaaagttgtgtgcaattattatatataactatcacatagtttttatatatatttacatatatttacatgaaaattacgGATTATATGTGCTACAGTAATGATAGTCttcgtaaaaatgtttgaaacaaaaatattcgccACACCATGCACAACGCATAAATGCGGCCTTTCCACAGATACTACATTTTGGCACatgcttttcagttttaaaataacaatattctaCAGGGTTTTGAAAGTGGTCGGGACGCGTTTCTACATATCCGCTTTTAAaccacgaatatttaaaaaggtttttaaatcTAGGTGAAGATAGTTGATTGTGAGTTaatgattgtaatttaattatttcattacggCAGTGCAAATTAATATCTTCCTCTTGAAGAATGACATTATCTGAAAATGTCCgcacaaaatttttccaaattcggAATCCAAAGACATCTAGAGGCTGAATGATACCCGTCGTCTTCTTTGGAATggttaaaaatgtaactttttacCTTGTGGTACATGTTGCTCTAGCTGGCTCGGGCAGTGTCCCGTCCATGAGTCAAGTAGAAGCATACTTTTACTGCCAGTATTCGGTAGATATACTTCGGTGAACCAAGTTTTGAAATGTTCTGCAGTGATTTTTCCTGATTTTGAAGCCTGGATGTATATGTTAACTGGACGAAATAGAGTTTCTTCCACCCTCGGTCCAAATGTTCCTGTAGACCCCTTCAAATGTACAGTGGTGAAAGAAGATTTCCACTTGCCGAAATAAGAGGCATTATAGTATAACTATGTGTTGTTGAAGATATACTTTGAACTGCTGCCTCAATTATTTTCACTCCTGATTTCGCTAATGTTCGCCCAGAATGTATTTCAAGGTTGAAGCCACTCTCGTCTGCATTATAAACTTCTTCTAGTCCTATAGCTGGGATCTTGGACTttacatttgaaacaaattcttttgcgacattttgtatattttcttgatctttaaatgtaaattgcgtTCGGAATGCGGTTATTTTTCGAGAAACAATTCCGTGTACTTTTAACTTAAACTTCCAAATCCACCATTTACTTGCCCTGAATTCGGGTAGATCCACTTGATCCTTTGCCTCCAAGGCCCATAATCTTAAATTCATATCATGAATGATTGATTTTCTATCACAAGCTTCTTGAAACTTGTGCAGTACATATTCcgcaataaatgcaaatttatctgcATTTGTTCCACTTTTTTCTAAACTTGTCTCCCACCTGTATAGTTGATGATAAGATTTAACCTTGCGGAATTTGTGTTGTACTGCACTTAAAATTCTACAGGTcttttttccacttttccaaAACTCCACAGCTTTTCTCTTATAACTGAAGTCGACTATGCCTCCTTCATCAACAACGCATTCTTCAGGTTCGAAACTgccttcatcttcttctttaTCTGCAGGCGTAATATGTTCTACAACTTGCGTGGAATGTGGCTCCGACGGATCTTCAAAATCAAGCACGTAATCATGATCTATCAATATCACTGAACGTGTGTCCTgagctttttgtaaaatatttttaatttcgttatgTACTTTAATTTCCACTGGTGTTATAGATGTCTGTGTTATACTCGCAATTTGAAACGTAGTAGCTAACATGTTTATTACGTTTGCTACATTAAACGGCgtcattttacagaaatttctgTCAAGCACTGATTACTAACGACAGAATGGTAACTGATTGACGTCGCAAATGAAACTGGAAATAATACTTCCtcggatatatttatatgactcaaaagacgcaattacatgaatttatttaccgcgcgaatagattttgcgcaaatagcttaaacgttagaaaattgatttccaagaaatcttttatttaatcttatttatcgtctggtatgcaaaattaagaggcgcggtcgcgtctcgcgccaagtgaCATGCGAAGCGAAGACCGAGTTTCTTTTTAGTCTAGACATCAAGGTGActttatgttattaaactttacttCGAAAAATAGCAACGTAttacattacttcaatgctattttattacactattatactattttattacattattatgcacgataaataagatttttcctgGAACTCTATTTTCTAATAGGAGATGacgaaaacatttcgaggacagtctgcgtaaatattaattaaatcgcGCACATCtagagaaatatttacgtaacatttgaatgtataatgttcgaagtaaagttaataaataatgtaagcaTACCTATATTAGAACAGTAgtataaatacgtaaaacaaTAGTATAAAAGAAACAGTAATATAGTGCTATCGCTTTGCGTCAGTTtagtatatttgcaaaattttttattgtgaaaaatgaaatcCTGTTCAAGCTGTGGCAAATCTTATCAACCTAATCTTCCAGTAAGTTCTTTTATTAGTTAcatgaataacattaattatttgtactttctattattattgtttttattttgttatctattataGTTTCCGCCTTCAAAATGCGACACTTGTAAAGCAAGTGTCCCGGTGAATATAGTACGACCACTCATTGATGAAACAAATTCTTCTACAGCTCCTCCTTTTACAGCTGAAGAAATCATGCGGCGCGGTGGCGGAAGAGGAgcaataattcaaatactaCGGGAGAGGCGGGAGGCTCGTGAAaatcgttaatttataattttgtataatttttaattttgactttccacgacaattagaatatgtaactattttttactcGAGAGTCGTTTACTCAAGTTTagttgtttaacaatattttgttaatattaagatatttatgataGCGGCTGATGAAGGCCTAGTGAGGCAGAAATTGGTTCcgcgttattataataatgtacattgcTCGTTAATGTATAATGCTTGCTCCtacttgtacataataaaaatatatgtaatttagaaTAACTTGATTATCATTCATTCTTGGCCCggctaaaattttatacgagcgaaacaaaatataatacatatttcttcatatacgtcaatgatttcttttaattagtttcatcttttatgtcatcgtgagtatacatgtaatattgtcgtgctcaaataattgaaagctatgtgaaatgtatgttaataataattaaatatctcacaaaaacaaaaaaaaattattttaaattattgttgtaaagtactcttcgaaccattcaacttttattcagaacatttttctctatctcttacagtttcgacgatacacgcttcgaaaaaacaaaaccgattttttcaaaggggtgtttcacccctaaaagtgagagtgggcacgtataaaaaaatacgtgtcccttattttgatctgtacgacaacgtattaaagactcgtcaaaatcgaaggggaacactttcatagtgcacggacgggtgcgcgtaccatgcattatggagtggtttttaattatttaaaaaaaatggaaatgtggcaacatagctttgtcatataccgttgaattcgtaataaaataagctttattttgcttataaaaaaaaataaaaattttgaaaaaaaataggtatgtggtgggggaaagtattaaaaaaaataaaaaaaaaatttttctttatcactgttataaagtactcttgcagccattcaacttttattcagaacatttttctctatctcttatagtttcgatgatatttgcttggaaagaaaaaatccgatttttttcaaagggatgtttcacccccttaaactgaaattgggcaccaacaaaaaatatttttgtgttacggatgaactcctctatgtgtacaccaaatttcagaattttttgaattttcgggttgccaaACGTTCCTTGTGAGTTGTGAACTCATGAGACGGGACATATTCTTTATCAACGCAAAATGTCCCACATTGTCATCCTGCACGTATAGCAGATTTATATGTTTGTCCATTTTTTGTTCGGTGAGTCGTATaggaaaaatagataatttcttcTCCTCGATGCAGTATAGATTAATGGAGATTTTGTtgagaatttcaaactttttaatttgtggcaGTGTCATTGGAAACTCAATGCCTTTCAGATTTAATACCGTAGAATAATGTGGATATGAAGATTCTCGATCTGTATTCCTTTCAGCAGGATGCAGACTGGCCACCACTGACCATGCAAAACATGCATTgtcatttgattttacattaactaccgctttcttcatcataattttacttgGTAACTGGATGTTGCATCCTGCATGCAAAgggttatatttgtttatatttattgttaaatttagtataCGCGACAACGCCCatccgctatcgcgttcttggaattcCTCCAACGATGCTAGGATTATCTCGATGACGTGTAACTGGTACCACTCATGCAAATCGGAGCATTGAAAGAGTTCATAATTTCTTGTTGTGATACACTTATTAGCGCGTTTGTCACCTGCGACAAATTCACCATTAAAAATAGCGTTTATCTTTACGTTGCCATGTCTCTGCATGACACTTTGCTCGTGTTCAAGCACAATTTCTCGCGCATCCTCTAGAAATTGATACGGTTCAATGTGTTCGAAATTAATCACAGCACCAGTCAGTATACGACTTTCAAAAACTGTATCTATCTCACGCCATCGGAGTCCAGCACTATATCCAGCGCCCATTTGCACAAACCGTCCACGCATCATTTGTTTCAAACCTTCTAGTCGCGTGATACAAGCGATCACAGATTGTCTTCCGCCGATTGACAATCGCGGATATTTACTGCGGCTACGTCCATCTAGCGATTCGATGAACTCGATACAACGTTGCTCCCACGCCATATACTCTTTATGCGTATTCAATCGAGTGGATTGCTCCACCAAATCGTGCTCCATTTGCtccatttttacaatgtgcttGACTGCATAGACTGATGGGATGCATCGCGATCTTGTCATTTTATAATGACACCatcactttaaatgttattcacAGTGTATCATTTGATACATGTCTAAAGTCTTCTTAGCTGTCATAAATCGGCGCTTGTAAGATTcacatgtatatttgatatcactgactttgtaaaattattaaatgatctcatcgtgatatcaaattacttttaaGCGAGTCACAGCAGGCGTTcgctaaaaatacaaaactgtcaCATTTGCTCCATGACTTCATCGTaatgtcaaattatattcaaacgtgtgtctaaattaattttatagatctgtGAT
This genomic window from Solenopsis invicta isolate M01_SB chromosome 13, UNIL_Sinv_3.0, whole genome shotgun sequence contains:
- the LOC120359378 gene encoding uncharacterized protein LOC120359378, producing the protein MNLRLWALEAKDQVDLPEFRASKWWIWKFKKVHGIVSRKITAFRTQFTFKDQENIQNVSKEFVSNVKSKIPAIGLEEVYNADESGFNLEIHSGRTLAKSGVKIIEAAVQSISSTTHSYTIMPLISASGNLLSPLYIVLKESTGTFGPRVEETLFRPVNIYIQASKSGKLTAEHFKTWFTEVYLPNTGSKIMLLLDSWTGHCPSQLEQHVPQVSAFKMRHL
- the LOC120359377 gene encoding uncharacterized protein LOC120359377, with the translated sequence MTPFNVANVINMLATTFQIASITQTSITPVEIKVHNEIKNILQKAQDTRSVILIDHDYVLDFEDPSEPHSTQVVEHITPADKEEDEGSFEPEECVVDEGGIVDFSYKRKAVEFWKSGKKTCRILSAVQHKFRKVKSYHQLYRWETSLEKSGTNADKFAFIAEYVLHKFQEACDRKSIIHDMNLRLWALEAKDQVDLPEFRASKWWIWKFKLKVHGIVSRKITAFRTQFTFKDQENIQNVAKEFVSNVKSKIPAIGLEEVYNADESGFNLEIHSGRTLAKSGVKIIEAAVQSISSTTHSYTIMPLISASGNLLSPLYI